In the genome of Vicia villosa cultivar HV-30 ecotype Madison, WI linkage group LG7, Vvil1.0, whole genome shotgun sequence, one region contains:
- the LOC131619956 gene encoding uncharacterized protein LOC131619956 encodes MGARESKFIRKWVSGRSVNNKGPMLLVPKGYVPICVGMNEDTCRIFMVHVRALSDAFFCELLGKSEEVYGLRNEGVLRIPFEAQDFEELFIGRSNKKIKVKRMVDGLCYL; translated from the exons ATGGGAGCTAGAGAAAGCAAGTTTATTAGGAAATGGGTTAGTGGTAGAAGTGTAAACAACAAAGGTCCTATGTTGTTGGTTCCAAAAGGTTATGTTCCAATATGTGTTGGAATGAATGAGGATACTTGTAGGATATTTATGGTTCATGTAAGAGCACTTAGTGATGCATTTTTTTGTGAGCTGTTGGGTAAGTCTGAGGAGGTGTATGGGTTAAGGAATGAAGGGGTTTTGAGGATTCCATTTGAAGCACAAGATTTTGAGGAGTTGTTCATTGGAAGGTCCAACAAAAAGATTAAAGTTAAGAGAATG GTTGATGGGCTTTGTTACTTGTAG
- the LOC131616456 gene encoding probable complex I intermediate-associated protein 30, giving the protein MSRLRRMFQASMDATKKAISGSFDDLMPPPEKYIFNFNSKKELTKWHLYSDSEFGGLSSASLQIPESESGGATGIFSGNLSLEVTPGAKWSISRGGFCGMRSKKFDGFIDLDSYDTIAMKLKGDGRCYISTIYTENWVNSPGQMEDNSWQSFIYVPKDNWYIAKIPLARYLPTWRGNVIDAEIEMNPSRVLGMSFSVNAEGGVPGARSGPGDFRLELDWIKAMRTQ; this is encoded by the exons ATGTCGAGATTACGAAGAATGTTCCAAGCATCAATGGATGCTACTAAGAAAG CAATATCCGGTAGTTTTGATGATTTGATGCCTCCACctgaaaaatatatattcaacTTCAATTCTAAGAAGGAGTTAACCAAATGGCATTTGTATTCTGATTCTGAATTCGGAG GGTTATCCTCTGCATCTCTGCAGATACCTGAATCTGAAAGTGGTGGTGCTACTGGGATTTTCTCTGGGAATCTTTCTCTTGAGGTTACTCCGGGGGCTAAATGGAGTATTAGTAGAGGTGGATTTTGTGGAATGCGCTCCAAAAAG TTTGATGGCTTCATTGACTTGGATTCATATGATACTATAGCAATGAAACTTAAAGGTGATGGAAGATGTTATATATCTACT ATCTACACAGAGAATTGGGTTAATTCACCTGGACAGATGGAGGATAATTCGTGGCAATCGTTTATTTATGTGCCTAAAGACAACTGGTATATTGCAAAG ATTCCTCTAGCTCGATACCTACCTACTTGGAGAGGGAACGTTATCGACGCCGAAATTGAAATGAATCCATCCCGTGTTCTTGGCATGTCTTTTTCTGTCAATGCTGAGGGTGGTGTCCCAGGTGCTAGATCTGGACCAGGTGATTTCAGACTTGAACTTGATTGGATCAAAGCCATGAGAACACAATGA